The following coding sequences lie in one Anomalospiza imberbis isolate Cuckoo-Finch-1a 21T00152 chromosome 17, ASM3175350v1, whole genome shotgun sequence genomic window:
- the BHLHE23 gene encoding class E basic helix-loop-helix protein 23: MAELKSLGSEAYLALAPGYGPSAFAYGAVRGGAEGPRGAYAGGGGADFHAGAMGKSAESSGEQSGDEEDGFEAGVKGGAGFEREGKLKGGALGKKPKEQRSLRLSINARERRRMHDLNDALDGLRSVIPYAHSPSVRKLSKIATLLLAKNYILMQAQALEEMRRLVAYLNQGQALSAPLPATLNPFGQSPVYPFGGAAVPGCPEKCTAFTGAASALCKHCNDKP, encoded by the coding sequence ATGGCTGAGCTCAAGTCGCTGGGCAGCGAGGCGTACCtggcgctggccccgggctaCGGGCCCTCGGCTTTCGCCTACGGGGCCGTGCGCGGGGGCGCCGAGGGCCCGCGGGGCGCTTacgccgggggcggcggggcggacTTCCACGCCGGGGCGATGGGCAAGTCGGCGGAGAGCAGCGGCGAGCAGAGCGGCGACGAGGAGGACGGCTTCGAGGCGGGCGTGAAGGGCGGCGCGGGCTTCGAGCGAGAGGGGAAGCTGAAGGGGGGAGCCCTGGGCAAGAAGCCCAAGGAGCAGCGCTCGCTGCGCCTCAGCATCAACgcgcgggagcggcggcggatGCACGACCTGAACGACGCGCTGGACGGGCTGCGCTCCGTCATCCCCTACGCCCACAGCCCCTCGGTGCGGAAACTCTCCAAAATCGCCACGCTGCTCCTGGCCAAGAACTACATCCTCATGCAGGCGCAGGCCCTGGAGGAGATGCGGCGGCTGGTGGCCTACCTGAACCAGGGCCAGGCGCTGAGCGCCCCGCTGCCCGCCACCCTCAACCCCTTCGGACAGTCGCCCGTGTACCCCTTCGGCGGCGCGGCCGTGCCCGGCTGCCCCGAGAAATGCACTGCCTTCACAGGAGCCGCCTCCGCCCTCTGCAAACACTGTAACGACAAGCCTTGA